One segment of Gammaproteobacteria bacterium DNA contains the following:
- a CDS encoding acetyl/propionyl/methylcrotonyl-CoA carboxylase subunit alpha has protein sequence MFKKILIANRGEIACRVIKTARKMGIKTVAVYSEADRDALHVEMADEAVLIGPPPTAQSYLVMERILQACKDTGAEAVHPGYGFLSERPAFCEALEKEGIVFIGPKVRAIDAMGDKITSKKLAKEAGVSTVPGYTEIIKDADQAVEIARDIGYPVMLKASAGGGGKGMRIAWNDAECRDGFERATNEARSSFGDDRVFVEKYIEEPRHIEIQVLGDSFGNIVYLGERECSLQRRHQKVIEEAPSPFLDEKTRRAMGEQAVALSQAVDYQSAGTVEFIVDAKRNFYFLEMNTRLQVEHPVTEYVTGLDLVEQMIRVAAGEKLSFTQDDVRLKGWAIEARVYAEDPFRNFLPSIGRLVKYLPPKETEVVRVDTGIYEGSEVSMYYDPMIAKLITYGSTRDRAIAHMRDALNEFFIRGVQHNISFLAALMVHTRFMTGRISTNMIAEEYPQGFHASDVPHDDPALLISVAAFLHRRYMDRAAKISGQLLGHERVVKNDWVVMMGGEQHPVHIDPADGGYDVTYMGESYQVRSDWQFGYPLFKGTLNGTEICIQVERRDMIYRLFHWGSQADMMVRSPYVAELQALMPIKEAPDMSKYLLSPMPGLLTKLNVEIGQEVKAGEDLAVIEAMKMENVLRADHDAKVAKILAAPGDSLAVDQAIVEFE, from the coding sequence ATGTTTAAAAAAATTCTCATCGCCAACCGCGGCGAAATCGCCTGCCGTGTGATCAAGACCGCCCGCAAAATGGGCATAAAAACCGTGGCCGTTTACTCCGAGGCCGATCGGGACGCGCTACATGTGGAAATGGCCGACGAAGCCGTGCTGATTGGCCCGCCGCCGACCGCACAGAGCTATCTGGTCATGGAGCGCATCCTCCAGGCCTGTAAGGATACCGGCGCGGAAGCGGTCCATCCCGGTTATGGCTTCCTATCCGAGCGGCCCGCGTTCTGCGAAGCGCTGGAAAAGGAAGGCATCGTGTTCATCGGCCCCAAGGTGCGCGCCATCGACGCCATGGGCGACAAGATCACCTCCAAAAAGCTGGCCAAGGAAGCGGGCGTCAGCACCGTGCCGGGGTATACCGAAATCATTAAGGACGCTGACCAGGCGGTGGAGATTGCGCGCGACATTGGTTATCCAGTGATGCTCAAGGCCAGCGCTGGCGGCGGCGGCAAGGGTATGCGCATCGCCTGGAACGACGCCGAGTGCCGGGATGGTTTTGAACGCGCTACCAACGAAGCGCGCTCCTCCTTCGGCGACGACCGGGTGTTTGTCGAGAAATACATCGAGGAGCCGCGCCATATTGAAATCCAGGTGCTCGGCGACAGCTTCGGCAATATTGTTTATCTGGGCGAGCGTGAATGTTCCCTACAACGTCGCCATCAGAAGGTGATCGAAGAAGCGCCTTCGCCGTTCCTGGATGAGAAGACCCGCCGGGCGATGGGCGAGCAAGCCGTGGCGCTGTCCCAGGCGGTGGATTATCAGTCGGCGGGTACGGTGGAGTTCATCGTCGACGCCAAGCGCAACTTCTACTTCCTGGAAATGAACACCCGTTTGCAGGTCGAACATCCGGTCACGGAATACGTGACCGGCCTCGACCTGGTCGAGCAGATGATCCGCGTGGCCGCCGGAGAGAAGCTGAGTTTCACCCAGGACGATGTGCGGCTCAAGGGCTGGGCCATCGAAGCGCGCGTGTACGCCGAGGATCCGTTCCGCAATTTCCTGCCTTCCATTGGCCGGTTGGTCAAATACCTGCCGCCTAAGGAAACCGAGGTGGTGCGGGTCGATACCGGCATTTACGAAGGCAGCGAAGTCTCGATGTACTACGATCCGATGATCGCCAAGCTCATCACCTACGGATCGACCCGCGACCGCGCCATCGCCCACATGCGCGACGCCCTGAACGAATTTTTCATTCGCGGCGTCCAGCATAATATCAGCTTCCTAGCGGCGCTGATGGTGCATACCCGGTTCATGACCGGGCGCATCAGCACCAACATGATCGCCGAGGAATACCCGCAGGGCTTCCATGCCTCCGATGTGCCGCATGACGATCCGGCGCTGCTGATTTCGGTTGCCGCCTTCCTGCATCGCCGGTATATGGATCGCGCCGCCAAAATCAGTGGTCAACTGCTGGGCCACGAGCGAGTGGTCAAGAATGACTGGGTCGTAATGATGGGCGGCGAACAGCACCCGGTGCATATCGACCCTGCCGACGGCGGCTACGATGTGACCTACATGGGCGAAAGCTATCAGGTGCGCAGCGACTGGCAATTCGGTTATCCCTTGTTCAAGGGGACGTTGAATGGCACGGAAATCTGCATCCAGGTCGAGCGTCGCGACATGATTTACCGGCTGTTCCACTGGGGTTCACAAGCCGACATGATGGTCAGGTCACCGTACGTGGCGGAATTGCAGGCCCTGATGCCGATCAAGGAAGCGCCGGATATGTCGAAATACCTGCTATCGCCGATGCCGGGGTTGCTGACCAAGCTCAATGTCGAGATCGGTCAGGAAGTTAAAGCGGGTGAGGACCTGGCGGTGATCGAGGCGATGAAGATGGAGAATGTGTTGCGCGCCGATCACGACGCCAAGGTCGCCAAGATTCTCGCGGCGCCCGGCGACAGCCTAGCGGTCGATCAGGCGATCGTCGAGTTCGAGTAA
- a CDS encoding NAD(P)-dependent alcohol dehydrogenase, with amino-acid sequence MKTLGYATHSPTGTLKPFTFERREPRPEDVVIDILYCGICHSDIHSARNEWGWTQYPFVPGHEIVGRVRTVGGNVNRFKPGDLVGVGCLVDSCRHCEACEDGLEQYCDNGFTGTYGGEDKIGGTPHPFTFGGYSDQITVDERFVLRIPENLDPAAAAPLLCAGITTYSPLRHWKVGPSQKVGIIGLGGLGHMGVKFAHAMGAHVAMITTSPEKGADAQKLGADEVLLSTDEAAMQAAQNSFDFLLNTIPVGHDIDPYMALLKRDATMVIVGAVEALTRVDGIPFIFRRRSLAGSLIGGLPETQEMLDFCGERNITCDIETIVIKNVNTAYDRTVKGDVKYRFVIDMASLKQDAV; translated from the coding sequence ATGAAAACCCTTGGATACGCCACACATTCCCCTACCGGCACGTTGAAACCGTTCACGTTCGAACGCCGTGAACCGCGACCCGAAGACGTCGTCATCGACATTCTGTATTGCGGGATCTGCCACTCGGACATTCACTCGGCTCGCAACGAATGGGGCTGGACGCAATACCCGTTCGTACCCGGCCATGAAATCGTTGGCCGGGTACGCACTGTGGGTGGCAACGTCAACCGATTCAAGCCCGGCGATTTGGTGGGGGTCGGTTGCTTGGTCGATAGCTGCCGCCATTGCGAAGCCTGCGAGGATGGGCTGGAACAATATTGTGATAATGGCTTTACCGGAACCTATGGCGGCGAAGATAAAATCGGCGGCACGCCCCACCCCTTCACCTTCGGCGGCTATTCCGACCAGATCACGGTCGATGAACGCTTCGTGCTGCGCATTCCCGAAAATCTCGATCCGGCTGCCGCCGCGCCCTTGCTCTGCGCCGGCATCACTACCTATTCCCCGCTGCGCCATTGGAAGGTGGGGCCGAGCCAGAAAGTTGGGATCATCGGCCTAGGCGGTCTGGGTCATATGGGCGTCAAATTCGCCCATGCCATGGGCGCCCATGTGGCGATGATCACCACCTCGCCCGAAAAAGGCGCAGACGCGCAAAAGCTTGGCGCGGATGAAGTCCTGCTGTCCACCGACGAGGCGGCGATGCAGGCGGCGCAAAATAGCTTCGACTTCCTGCTCAACACCATTCCCGTCGGCCATGACATCGACCCTTATATGGCTCTGCTGAAACGCGACGCGACCATGGTCATCGTCGGCGCGGTCGAAGCGCTCACCAGAGTAGACGGCATTCCCTTCATCTTCCGCCGCCGCTCGCTAGCCGGATCGTTGATCGGCGGATTGCCGGAAACACAAGAAATGCTGGATTTCTGCGGGGAGCGCAACATCACCTGCGATATCGAAACCATCGTAATCAAGAACGTCAACACGGCTTACGACCGCACCGTCAAAGGTGATGTGAAATACCGCTTTGTCATCGATATGGCCTCACTCAAACAAGACGCCGTATAA
- a CDS encoding AraC family transcriptional regulator yields the protein MAGDNEYPPDSGDLKKLADLIAQFAPHDGRFQLLGYGLHVVKETKTTAETTRTMSQPGMCIVAQGAKRVSLAHHSFEYNESRMVVYAAEVPVGASIVKASSEEPFLCLVVPLDPQKLIELILKIFPQGVPKTLDTQAIYVGNSNPKIVTAAIRIMSLILQQEEADLLVPLVIDEILIRLLRSPAGPSIAQIGITDSHAQKVSKAISWLKENYATPIKIEELAAISRMSPSSFYSHFKSLTSMSPLQFQKTLRLQEARNLIMTRRVGVSSAGFQVGYASLSQFSREYSRLFGCSPSKDIAQLRSA from the coding sequence ATGGCCGGGGATAACGAATATCCACCGGACAGCGGAGATTTGAAAAAACTGGCCGACTTGATTGCCCAATTCGCACCGCATGACGGACGCTTCCAGCTATTAGGTTACGGCCTGCATGTGGTCAAGGAGACGAAAACGACCGCTGAAACGACGCGTACCATGAGTCAGCCGGGTATGTGCATCGTGGCCCAAGGCGCGAAGCGCGTTTCGCTGGCACACCACTCCTTCGAATACAACGAATCCCGTATGGTGGTTTATGCGGCCGAAGTGCCGGTCGGCGCCAGCATCGTCAAGGCCAGCTCAGAAGAACCCTTCCTTTGTCTTGTCGTACCTCTTGATCCTCAGAAACTGATCGAATTGATTTTGAAAATCTTTCCACAAGGAGTACCCAAAACGCTGGACACCCAGGCGATTTATGTCGGTAACAGCAATCCAAAAATCGTGACCGCTGCCATCCGGATCATGAGTCTGATCTTACAGCAAGAAGAAGCCGATCTTCTGGTGCCTCTGGTCATTGATGAAATTCTCATCCGTTTACTACGAAGCCCAGCGGGTCCTTCTATCGCACAGATCGGCATTACGGATTCCCATGCGCAAAAGGTGTCAAAGGCTATTTCGTGGCTTAAGGAAAACTATGCTACACCCATCAAAATTGAAGAACTGGCCGCCATTTCAAGGATGAGTCCCTCTTCCTTTTACAGCCATTTTAAATCGCTGACCTCCATGAGTCCGCTGCAATTCCAAAAAACACTGAGATTGCAGGAAGCACGCAATTTAATCATGACGCGAAGAGTGGGTGTCAGCAGCGCAGGTTTTCAGGTGGGTTACGCCAGTCTCTCGCAATTTAGCCGCGAATACAGCCGTCTGTTCGGCTGCTCCCCGAGTAAAGATATTGCACAATTACGGAGTGCCTGA
- a CDS encoding RNB domain-containing ribonuclease, whose amino-acid sequence MNIPQNSLVLYKNGPARVAELGDKLDIQLEDGRSLRVRPKDVLLLHPGPVRNLSELAMSAGEVEAACELLDGGQTTLPELAELIYGAYTPASAWSVWRLVDEGLYFQGTPEAINVRPLTEVEQERAIREAKAAEREAWNGFLQRARAGCCSPEDAAYLQEIEEVAWGQREQSRVLQALDCQQNPGSAHALLLRLNHWSESINPWPRRIGAVLEPPAISLPDPPHESRLDLTGLPAFAIDDEGNRDPDDALSLDGNRLWVHVADATVLAPPNSPADEEARARGATLYLPEMTIPMLPTAAIEQLGLGLAEISPALSFGLNLDPEGKVTDVEITPTWVRVQRVSYQEVERRLDEEPFRTLHELAQRHRHRRQANGAIFIDLPEVKITVSDGRVRVEPLTRLRSRLLVAEAMLMAGEAAARFALERALPFPFTTQDIVADVAEREPSSLAAMHTLRRSLRPRQYSSQPGPHGGLGLEVYAQVTSPLRRYLDLVAHQQLRAFLRDDELLDAQAIVARVGAAELAAQGVRRAERLSREHWTLAYLQQHPGWKGEGVLMEKRAPRGSVLIPPLALEARVKVGENIALDSVLPLRLTGVDLPAREAYFRVG is encoded by the coding sequence ATGAACATTCCGCAGAATAGCCTGGTGCTGTACAAGAACGGTCCAGCCCGAGTCGCCGAACTCGGCGACAAGCTGGATATCCAGCTGGAAGATGGCCGATCACTGCGGGTCCGACCCAAGGATGTTCTGTTGCTGCATCCAGGTCCCGTGCGTAACCTGAGTGAATTAGCGATGTCGGCTGGCGAGGTCGAAGCGGCTTGCGAGTTGCTCGATGGTGGTCAGACGACTTTGCCGGAACTGGCGGAATTGATTTATGGCGCTTACACTCCGGCCTCGGCCTGGTCGGTCTGGCGGCTGGTGGATGAAGGATTATATTTTCAGGGTACGCCGGAGGCGATCAATGTCCGGCCTCTGACGGAAGTCGAGCAGGAACGGGCGATTCGGGAAGCGAAAGCCGCTGAACGGGAAGCATGGAATGGCTTTTTACAGCGGGCGCGAGCGGGTTGCTGTAGTCCAGAGGACGCTGCTTATTTACAGGAAATCGAGGAAGTAGCCTGGGGGCAACGTGAGCAAAGCCGGGTCTTGCAAGCGCTCGATTGCCAACAGAATCCCGGCAGCGCCCATGCCCTGCTTTTACGGCTGAATCACTGGAGCGAGTCGATCAATCCCTGGCCGCGCCGGATCGGCGCCGTTCTGGAGCCGCCCGCTATTTCCTTGCCTGATCCACCGCATGAATCGCGCCTGGATTTAACGGGATTACCTGCTTTCGCCATTGACGATGAAGGGAATCGCGATCCTGATGATGCATTGAGTCTGGATGGCAACCGCTTATGGGTGCATGTCGCTGACGCTACGGTGCTGGCGCCGCCGAACAGTCCTGCGGATGAAGAGGCGCGCGCGCGCGGCGCAACCTTGTATTTGCCGGAAATGACGATTCCCATGCTGCCAACGGCGGCGATTGAACAGTTAGGGTTGGGACTGGCCGAAATTTCGCCAGCACTGTCTTTTGGTCTGAATCTCGATCCGGAAGGCAAGGTCACTGACGTGGAGATCACGCCGACCTGGGTGCGCGTCCAGCGGGTGAGTTATCAGGAGGTCGAGCGGCGACTGGACGAGGAGCCGTTTCGCACCCTGCATGAACTGGCTCAGCGGCATCGGCATCGTCGCCAGGCTAATGGAGCTATCTTTATTGACCTGCCGGAAGTGAAAATCACCGTGTCCGATGGGCGGGTGAGAGTGGAGCCGCTGACCCGCTTGCGGAGCCGCTTGCTGGTCGCCGAGGCTATGTTGATGGCCGGGGAGGCGGCGGCCCGCTTTGCCCTGGAGCGTGCACTGCCGTTTCCATTCACGACTCAGGATATCGTAGCCGATGTGGCGGAGCGTGAACCGTCCAGCCTGGCGGCGATGCATACCCTCCGCCGTAGCCTGCGACCCCGTCAGTACAGCAGTCAGCCGGGTCCGCATGGCGGGTTAGGGCTGGAGGTTTACGCCCAGGTGACCAGCCCGTTGCGCCGTTATCTGGATCTGGTGGCGCATCAACAGTTGCGCGCCTTTCTACGCGATGACGAGTTGTTGGACGCTCAGGCGATTGTGGCGCGGGTTGGCGCGGCGGAACTGGCTGCGCAAGGCGTGCGCCGGGCTGAACGATTGTCCCGCGAACACTGGACCCTGGCCTATTTGCAACAACATCCGGGTTGGAAGGGTGAAGGGGTGCTGATGGAAAAGCGGGCGCCTCGGGGTTCGGTGCTGATTCCGCCGTTGGCGCTGGAGGCGCGCGTGAAAGTCGGCGAGAACATTGCGCTGGATAGCGTATTGCCGTTGCGGTTGACCGGCGTGGATTTACCGGCGCGCGAGGCGTATTTCCGGGTGGGTTGA
- a CDS encoding aldo/keto reductase: MQKRTLGHRGLEVSALGLGCMGLNFGYGSGISKEESIKLIRHAFDLGVTFFDTAETYGPFTNEEIVGEALQPIRDQVVIATKFGFQEGVATQGLDSRPERIRQVAEASLKRLRTDRIDLFYQHRVDPSVPMEEVAGAVKDLIAEGKVRHFGLSEASVPSICKAHAVQPVTALQSEYSLFWREPEQEILPTLDALGIGFVPFAPLGRGFLTGKIDESTAFADNDMRKSVPRFTEENRKANHALVTLISGIAQEKKATPAQVALAWLLAQKPWIVPIPGTTKTSRLEENLGGTALELTPTDLANIERATSEMTLHGDRYSPAMQRYVDNQ; the protein is encoded by the coding sequence ATGCAAAAACGCACTTTAGGCCATCGTGGACTGGAAGTTTCCGCACTGGGACTTGGATGTATGGGCCTGAATTTCGGTTATGGATCGGGTATCAGCAAGGAGGAGTCGATCAAGCTCATCCGCCATGCTTTTGATTTAGGCGTGACGTTCTTCGACACAGCAGAGACGTACGGCCCCTTCACCAATGAAGAAATTGTGGGTGAGGCGCTCCAACCAATCCGCGATCAAGTCGTGATCGCGACCAAATTTGGTTTTCAGGAGGGCGTAGCAACCCAAGGGCTGGACAGCCGCCCGGAACGCATCCGGCAGGTCGCTGAAGCATCCTTGAAACGTCTGCGCACTGACCGGATCGACCTATTTTACCAGCACCGCGTCGATCCGTCCGTACCGATGGAAGAGGTGGCCGGAGCGGTGAAAGACCTCATCGCGGAAGGCAAAGTCCGGCATTTCGGCCTATCGGAAGCCAGTGTACCGAGTATCTGCAAAGCGCACGCCGTACAGCCGGTCACCGCCCTGCAAAGCGAATATTCGCTGTTCTGGCGTGAACCGGAACAAGAGATCCTGCCGACCCTGGACGCATTGGGCATTGGCTTCGTGCCATTCGCCCCCCTGGGCAGAGGCTTTTTGACGGGCAAGATCGACGAGAGCACCGCCTTTGCGGACAACGACATGCGCAAGAGCGTGCCGCGCTTTACGGAAGAAAACCGCAAGGCCAATCACGCGCTGGTTACTCTGATTAGCGGTATCGCCCAGGAAAAGAAAGCCACGCCCGCGCAGGTCGCCCTAGCCTGGTTGCTTGCGCAAAAGCCGTGGATCGTCCCGATCCCTGGCACGACCAAAACATCCCGGTTGGAGGAAAATCTTGGCGGCACAGCGCTGGAACTAACGCCGACCGACCTGGCGAACATCGAGCGGGCCACCTCGGAAATGACTCTTCACGGCGACCGTTACTCGCCGGCGATGCAAAGATACGTTGATAACCAATGA
- a CDS encoding acyl-CoA carboxylase subunit beta → MHDIIHQLEEKRAGARLGGGQRRIDAQHKRGKLSARERIEVLLDPGSFEEWDMFVEHRCADFGMADTSIPGDGVVTGYGTVNGRIVFVFSQDFTVFGGSLSEPHAEKICKIMDHAIKVGAPVIGLNDSGGARIQEGVDSLAGYANVFQRNVMASGVIPQISMIMGPCAGGAVYSPAMTDFIFMVKDTSYMFVTGPEVVKTVTHEEVTAEELGGAMTHSVKSGVCDRAFENDIEALLMLRRFINFLPANNKEKPPFRPTPDPADRLDYSLDTLVPDNPNKPYDIKELILKIVDDVDFFEIQPDNAKNIIVGLARMDGWPVGIVANQPMVLAGCLDIKSSIKAARFVRFCDAFNIPIITFVDVPGFMPGTSQEYGGIIKHGAKLLYAYAECTVPKVTIITRKAYGGAYDVMSSKHLRGDVNFAWPTAEIAVMGPKGAVEIIFRQDIGDLAKIEARTEEYRRKFANPFIAGHRGFIDDVIMPHGTRKRICRSLAMLRDKELENPWRKHGNIPL, encoded by the coding sequence ATGCATGACATTATTCATCAATTAGAAGAAAAGCGCGCCGGCGCCCGTCTGGGCGGGGGTCAGCGCCGCATTGACGCGCAGCATAAGCGGGGCAAACTCAGCGCCCGCGAGCGCATCGAAGTACTGCTCGATCCGGGCAGTTTTGAAGAATGGGACATGTTCGTCGAGCATCGCTGCGCCGACTTCGGCATGGCCGATACCTCCATTCCCGGCGATGGGGTAGTCACCGGTTACGGTACGGTCAATGGTCGGATCGTCTTCGTATTCAGCCAGGATTTCACGGTGTTTGGCGGTTCGCTGTCCGAACCTCACGCCGAAAAAATCTGCAAGATCATGGATCACGCCATCAAGGTCGGCGCGCCGGTCATCGGCCTGAACGACTCTGGCGGCGCCCGCATCCAGGAAGGAGTGGATTCGCTAGCCGGTTACGCCAACGTGTTCCAGCGCAACGTCATGGCCTCCGGAGTCATTCCGCAAATTTCCATGATTATGGGGCCTTGCGCCGGCGGCGCAGTGTATTCCCCGGCCATGACCGACTTTATCTTTATGGTCAAGGATACCTCGTATATGTTTGTGACCGGTCCCGAAGTGGTCAAAACCGTCACTCACGAGGAAGTGACTGCTGAAGAACTGGGCGGCGCTATGACACACTCGGTCAAGTCCGGCGTATGCGATCGGGCGTTCGAGAACGACATCGAAGCGCTGTTGATGCTGCGCCGCTTTATTAATTTCCTGCCGGCGAACAACAAGGAAAAGCCGCCATTCCGCCCGACCCCCGACCCAGCGGACCGGCTGGACTATTCGCTGGATACGCTGGTTCCTGACAATCCTAACAAGCCCTATGATATCAAAGAGCTGATCCTGAAGATTGTGGATGATGTCGACTTCTTCGAAATTCAGCCGGACAACGCAAAAAACATCATCGTTGGTCTGGCGCGTATGGATGGTTGGCCCGTCGGCATCGTCGCTAACCAGCCGATGGTGCTGGCCGGCTGTTTGGACATCAAGTCCTCAATCAAGGCCGCTCGTTTCGTGCGCTTCTGCGATGCCTTCAACATTCCCATCATTACCTTCGTCGACGTGCCCGGCTTCATGCCAGGTACATCGCAGGAGTACGGCGGCATTATCAAGCACGGCGCCAAGTTGCTCTACGCCTACGCCGAATGCACGGTGCCCAAGGTCACCATCATTACCCGTAAAGCTTATGGCGGCGCATACGACGTAATGAGTTCCAAGCATCTGCGCGGCGATGTCAACTTCGCCTGGCCGACTGCCGAAATCGCGGTCATGGGTCCCAAAGGTGCGGTGGAAATCATTTTCCGCCAAGATATCGGCGATCTGGCCAAGATCGAAGCCCGCACCGAAGAATACCGCAGAAAATTCGCTAACCCGTTCATTGCCGGCCATCGCGGCTTTATCGATGACGTCATCATGCCGCACGGCACCCGTAAGCGCATTTGCCGCTCGCTGGCTATGTTGCGGGACAAGGAACTCGAAAATCCGTGGCGCAAGCACGGCAACATTCCGCTGTAA
- a CDS encoding DsbC family protein produces MHKTFLIITALYAASSLAAENQSSEPAAPALSVAPMALKQPDLTKLQAAVNGEQPDSVAPTAIPGLFEVILGGQVFYLSADGRFVLQGDLLELDSRANLTDRRRGELRSKAIETINEKDMVVFAPEAAVQHTVTVFTDIDCGYCRKMHSQIAAYNKEGIKIRYLMFPREGINSDSFNKAVAVWCADNRQEAMTKAKRGEEIERKTCDNPIQAQFELGQKLGVRGTPSMILEDGELIPGYVPPTQLAQLLAKGNN; encoded by the coding sequence ATGCATAAGACCTTTTTGATTATCACCGCACTGTACGCCGCCAGTAGCTTGGCTGCCGAAAATCAAAGCTCCGAACCGGCTGCGCCCGCGCTGAGCGTGGCTCCGATGGCCCTCAAACAACCCGATCTGACCAAACTGCAAGCCGCGGTTAATGGCGAACAACCGGATAGTGTTGCTCCAACAGCTATCCCTGGTTTGTTCGAGGTCATTCTGGGCGGCCAGGTCTTCTATCTGAGCGCGGATGGCCGTTTTGTCTTGCAGGGTGATCTGCTGGAGCTGGACTCCCGCGCCAATTTGACCGATCGCCGGCGTGGCGAATTGCGAAGCAAGGCGATCGAGACCATCAATGAAAAGGACATGGTGGTATTCGCGCCAGAGGCGGCAGTCCAGCATACAGTGACGGTGTTTACTGATATTGACTGCGGTTATTGTCGCAAGATGCACAGTCAGATAGCTGCTTACAATAAGGAAGGCATCAAGATACGCTATCTGATGTTTCCGCGCGAGGGAATTAACTCCGATTCATTCAATAAGGCGGTGGCGGTTTGGTGCGCCGACAATCGACAGGAAGCGATGACCAAAGCCAAACGTGGCGAAGAGATCGAGCGCAAAACCTGCGACAATCCAATCCAGGCGCAATTTGAACTGGGCCAGAAACTGGGTGTGCGCGGGACGCCGAGCATGATCCTGGAAGATGGCGAACTGATTCCCGGGTACGTGCCGCCGACCCAATTAGCGCAGCTTCTGGCAAAAGGTAACAATTGA